The following proteins come from a genomic window of Anguilla rostrata isolate EN2019 chromosome 17, ASM1855537v3, whole genome shotgun sequence:
- the LOC135243339 gene encoding somatostatin receptor type 5-like — protein sequence MESTSTLLPATPETWGNVTTLPPHTSFSESLIFILNDSFLNDSFLNDSFLPFNSSNSTGPRMGSGSTVAGVLIPLIYITVCIIGLGGNTLVIHIVLHYSKTESVTNIYILNLAIADELFMLGLPFLAVQTAIHSWPFGSIMCRLVMTVDGINQFTSIFCLTVMSIDRYLAVVHPIRSSKWRRPQVAKAVNGTVWAVSFMVVLPLVIFADVLKEGGICNIIWPEPKSIWKAAFIIYTSTVGFFCPLLVICLCYLMIVVKIRSSGKKVHATSAKRRKSERKVTRMVVIVVAVFVFCWLPFYALNIINQMVLLPEEPQGLYYFVVVLSYANSCANPFVYGFLSDNFKQGFRKALCRSSRRVDNQDATDPLQEQDECRRVLKPRDSVRRTMREEEEEEEEEEVTDMTEICRITQNANGNGKLERGKQAGAVETDSPGQRSKAGEGSGKGPGSGPAAGMPQLLNGAKNGSVKPLPEEPVEKNALLEISYL from the coding sequence ATGGAATCCACCTCCACACTCCTGCCGGCGACACCAGAGACATGGGGTAATGTCACCACCCTGCCCCCTCACACCAGCTTCTCCGAGTCCCTCATTTTCATCCTCAACGACTCCTTCTTGAATGACTCTTTCTTGAATGACTCCTTCTTGCCGTTCAACTCCAGCAACTCGACGGGACCCAGGATGGGGTCGGGGTCCACCGTAGCGGGGGTGCTCATTCCTCTCATCTACATCACCGTCTGCATCATTGGCCTGGGCGGGAACACGCTGGTCATCCATATCGTGCTGCATTACTCCAAGACCGAGTCGGTCACCAACATCTACATCCTGAACCTGGCCATTGCCGACGAGCTCTTCATGCTGGGCCTGCCCTTCCTGGCTGTGCAGACCGCAATCCACTCCTGGCCTTTCGGCTCCATCATGTGCCGCCTGGTGATGACTGTGGACGGGATCAACCAGTTCACCAGCATCTTCTGCCTGACGGTCATGAGCATCGACCGCTACCTGGCTGTGGTTCATCCCATCCGCTCTTCGAAATGGCGCCGGCCCCAGGTGGCCAAAGCTGTCAACGGGACAGTGTGGGCAGTCTCCTTCATGGTGGTGCTGCCCTTGGTCATCTTCGCCGACGTCTTGAAGGAGGGGGGTATCTGCAATATCATATGGCCCGAACCGAAAAGTATCTGGAAGGCGGCCTTTATCATTTACACCTCCACCGTCGGATTCTTCTGCCCCCTTCTGGTCATCTGCCTCTGCTACCTGATGATCGTGGTCAAGATCCGCAGCTCGGGCAAGAAGGTCCACGCCACCTCTGCCAAGCGCAGGAAGTCAGAGCGTAAGGTCACCCGGATGGTGGTCATCGTGGTGGCTGTGTTCGTCTTCTGCTGGCTCCCCTTCTACGCCCTGAACATCATCAACCAGATGGTGTTactgccggaggagccccaggGCCTGTATTACTTTGTGGTCGTCCTCTCCTATGCCAACAGCTGCGCCAACCCCTTCGTCTATGGCTTCCTCTCGGACAACTTCAAGCAGGGCTTCCGGAAGGCCCTGTGCCGCTCCTCCCGTAGGGTGGACAACCAGGATGCCACCGACCCTCTGCAGGAGCAGGACGAGTGCAGGAGGGTGCTGAAGCCCCGGGACAGCGTGAGGAGGACCatgagggaagaggaggaagaggaggaggaggaggaggtgaccGATATGACCGAGATCTGCAGGATCACGCAGAACGCAAATGGGAACGGGAAGTTGGAGAGGGGAAAGCAGGCCGGGGCCGTAGAGACGGACTCCCCAGGCCAGAGATCTAAAGCTGGGGAGGGCAGTGGGAAAGGACCAGGCTCTGGGCCTGCGGCTGGCATGCCCCAGCTGCTTAATGGGGCCAAAAACGGCAGCGTCAAACCGCTGCCAGAAGAACCTGTGGAGAAGAATGCCCTACTTGAGATCAGTTACCTGTAA